Proteins encoded in a region of the Orcinus orca chromosome 8, mOrcOrc1.1, whole genome shotgun sequence genome:
- the LOC117196364 gene encoding LOW QUALITY PROTEIN: olfactory receptor 10T2-like (The sequence of the model RefSeq protein was modified relative to this genomic sequence to represent the inferred CDS: inserted 2 bases in 1 codon), whose translation MDNHTTVSTFLLWGFSSFPDGQDLSFVMIFFSHVTILVANVSIMVAIKLSHNLHTPTYFFLCGLSFSETCTTMVXMLVDLLSESKTISLPERATQMFFFFGLGANNCLLLAAMSYDHYTAIHNPLHYTILMTQKICFQLMTASCVTGIVVSLCVVLVVFNLSFCDSSTVKHFFCDITSVVSLAWDYTFFQKMVLLAFSAFVLVGSFIFIMISCVFIGSIVMRMPSAQGRYKAFSTCSFHLTVVCIHCGFADFVYLRPKDGDSFREDVLMPVTYTVLTPLLNPIVYSLRNKEMKISLKKVLGNICRFSPRW comes from the exons ATGGACAATCATACCACAGTGAGCACATTCCTTCTGTGGGGATTTTCCAGTTTCCCAGACGGGCAAGATCTCTCCTTCGTGATGATTTTCTTCTCTCATGTGACCATCCTGGTTGCAAATGTGTCCATAATGGTGGCCATCAAGCTCAGTCACAATCTTCACACCCCCACGTACTTTTTCCTCTGTGGTTTGTCCTTTTCAGAAACCTGTACCACTATGGT CATGCTAGTGGACTTGCTATCAGAAAGCAAGACCATTTCTCTTCCTGAGCGTGCCACAcagatgtttttcttctttggcttGGGAGCTAACAACTGCTTACTCTTGGCTGCCATGTCCTATGACCATTACACTGCTATTCACAACCCGCTGCACTACACCATCTTGATGACCCAAAAGATCTGCTTTCAGCTCATGACCGCTTCTTGTGTTACTGGGATTGTGGTGTCACTGTGCGTTGTCCTTGTAGTATTCAACTTGTCGTTCTGTGACTCCAGCACCGTCAAGCACTTTTTTTGTGACATTACATCTGTAGTCTCCCTTGCCTGGGATTACACCTTTTTTCAGAAAATGGTTCTTCTTGCCTTCTCTGCCTTCGTTTTGGTGGGgagctttattttcattatgatttCCTGTGTCTTCATTGGGTCCATAGTTATGAGGATGCCATCTGCCCAGGGGAGGTATAAGGCCTTCTCAACTTGCTCCTTCCACCTCACTGTGGTGTGCATACACTGTGGATTTGCTGACTTTGTCTATCTGAGACCCAAGGACGGTGACTCATTCCGTGAAGATGTGCTGATGCCTGTGACATATACAGTACTGACACCTCTGCTTAATCCCATCGTTTACAgtctaagaaacaaagaaatgaaaatatcccTAAAGAAAGTACTAGGCAATATATGTAGGTTTTCCCCTAGATGGTAA